The nucleotide sequence attttgtgacaataataaatatgaactaATGTTGGATAACATCATTTCTTTTAGCTCCCATTATAGTAGACACAAAAATGTTTGCAGTCCATTGTTCCTGGAATCATAATGGATCACTCCTTGCTATTTGTGGCAGACAGTTTGCAGAAGAAAAACAAGTGAACTTAGTACAATTTTATAGTCCTTTTGGGGAAGTaagtacatatacatataatattgtaaaaatatataactttatTAAGTTTTCATCagtttcataataattattatttattttttagcatTTGAGAACTTTGAAAGTACCTGGAAATTCAATAGCACGCTGTGTTTGGGAAGGGGGATCCTTAAGAGTTGCTCTAGCTGTTGattcatttgtatattttgcGAACATCAGACCTGACTATAAATGgtgctattttaaaaaaacgGTAGTCTTTAGCTCGTTTAGACCTCACAAACCTGGAATATGTCTCTCTTTTTGGGATACCAGTAACAATCAAGTAAGtttgcaaaattaaaaaatacatttgaagTATTTGCAACTAAAAAACCCAATGttggaaatatataaacaattttcattaacGATTAAGTATGGTTTGGTCTGTTTTTGGAATAACATTTGATCTGAATTTACTGAGAAATAGTGATTGGATGTGAAAATATCAGAGCGGCAAAGCATTcatattgaacaaattattctaatataaaattaatctggctattataaaaaatagagcaataaatgtttttcaaataaagtatttCATTTTAGTGTCATACTAGATGGGTACATACATTGCTAGGAATAGCAGGATATGGTGATCATTGTATAGTTGCCACAAAATCTGATAATGAAGATCCTTTAGGAAAATATGGTCTTATACTTTATAACACTTTAGGAACTCCAGTGGATGGTATATATTGGATTTTAGTGTagatttaacaatttaaaagttttagattatgcaatttttttagggaaatacataaatattgaacCCATTGCAATAGGTATGAGTTCTTATCAAGTTTTTGCATcatcaagaaataattttattgtttggtATTACAAAACGCCCAAATCCATGTCAGgtgattattttttctgtttctcatttcatatttcaacaaataaagaatttttacaAGTATGCTTGTAATGATAATGTTTTTAGCTAACAGCAACAGAATAAAAATGTTCCACATAGACGATAGTCCCTCAGGTGCAGTTGAAATAATTCAAGAATTAGAGGGTGGAAGTAGTATGCCAGTTAGTACACATGAAACTATAGATCCAGTGTGTTGCTTAGTTGCAAGTGATAAATGTTTAATCATTGGAAGAGATTCCGGTCTTATACAATTTTATGTACTACCTCATCTTGTACTAACTAACAGGTTTAAAATTAGTACCCGGCCTCATAAGATGGCCATTAACTGTAGCTCTACGTAagtacttttttcttttaactaaTACATTTCATATGTATTTTAAACCTATTGTTCTAAGATGAAATATTTGCAAGTGGCTGTTACTTAAACTGTAGtaattcttataaaattatCAACCTAGACGATGATGGACTGAAATTTCAAGTTTGTAGTGTCTTTAAAATAAAGTAAGAATTGGCTTGTTTaattatatgaagaaaatactaaaaaatccCATTCTCATTGTAATTCTTTGAACTGTATATCTAAAATGCAATTTTTCAGACGtttatcaataattgatatatctGGTTTAATGACAGTACTTGATATATCAGAAGGTGTGAGTAGGCCTGCAACCTCATCCACAGATACAAAATTAGAACGTAAAGATGTATGGGCAATGTGTTGGGCTTCTGATAATCCACAATTATTAGCAATTATGGAAAAGACTAGAATGTATATCTTCAGAGGAATGTACCCCGAAGAACCAGTAGCTTGTTCTGGATATATATGCAGTTTTAGTGTAGGTATTCTTTGGATTAATGAGGCTGTATTGTATCATTTTTATCAGCCATAAGTCTAGAATTCACTAAACATTTGCAGTTGCTAATTGCTAATAATGCCACAATAGCTACCCAAAATAATGTTTCACTAAGGGTAGATCCCGTAGGAGCTCTATTTTCCtgttttctaatttgaagttgtGATCAATGTCACTTGGAAACtgtaacaatttgaaaatttgataacaaATTGGATAAAATTACCATTCACTAACAActcacttttatttttctttaaataccATATCAGGCAATGAGGTCTCGTTTCCTTCTCATTTATATAAGGTGGTCCAAAATTATATATGTTAATTTTTAGTGCTGATAATTAATATATCAGGTTTCAGATTGttctattgttttattaatgattGAGTGCATCCAAGTCTCTTTGAATTAAtaactttctaatttgaaaattgaattaaattttttattaaaaaaaataaaactattattctCCTAGGACAAAAGAGAAAATAGCTTGCCAATgaaggatatatatatatatatatatatatatatatatatatatatatatatatatatgatgatTTATATGTGTATACCTTGATGGGATATATACACCTAAAATATACCCCggatatttgattatattttaggTATATGCCAAACATAACCATGTATATCCCTAGAATCTACTACGTATGTGTTTGTGCTAGCTGGATTGGAAGTGATTAATAGACATaagtataattaatttaatatcgaATAATCACAATAGAACCTTTTTGGTAAAGtctaagtaaaaatattttcttcaaattataagaatttaaaaaacgtAATACGGACATCTTGTAACATATGATGTTCAGAATATAGCAAATCCGTCACTAGTAGTTTGTTTATCTTCTatctttttgagtttttaaattaTAGACATTTCTTTTGAGTTGATTTTCTAGAAAACGATTCAGAATGGGGTTTATACtgagttaattatttttaacagttCTAAACAACTATAATGTGGTTTTTggtcaattgaaattgaattacaTATACTTAATAATGAAACCACCTTATGTTGAACTCAGTATTATCGCCTTTCCTATATCATGTTTTAATTTGGTGGTCTGTGAATAGAGGAAAAGTTTATTTCTAGAAcccaataaaataagaaatagcTTTAGTTTGTAAAAATGTGGTGGTAGACATTTATATAAATCTTCAATTGGTTGTTTCAAGTTATCTATacctaaattaaaattaacgaaACTTTATTGtcattacaaatatttgtgGTGAAGTAGTTGATGTTAATGAACTGTTACATTCACATTCTATGGGCTAAATATTCCCATAACTACAAATCTTTTTAGGATCTAGAAATTCAAGCTGTTCTCTTAGACGAAGTAATAGAACAGCCTGAGAAGCCTCACAAAGACCATATCGTAAAAATAGAGGTGAAGAGTTTAAGAGATACCCGACAACTGCTAGAGAAAGTTGGTATTAATGAAGCTTGCCAGTTTGTCGAAGAAAACAGACATCCTAGGTTATGGTAAGATGGAATATTAACTAggtaaataataacattttgtaAACTTGACCAATTTTAGGCGACTTATAGCAGAGGCAGCattaaaagaaatgaatttacCAATGGCAGAATCTTGTTTTGTGAGATCAAAagattattcaaaagttttatttgtcaaaaaacttCAAGAAGTGAACAATTATGCTATAAGAAGGGCGCGCATTGCtacttatttcaaaaatttcgatgaagctgaaaaaatttatatggaaGCAGATAGGAggtaatttaattttgacaaaaaaaagtaaaaataatttcctctTTTTCAGCGACTTAGCGTTAAAACTGCGTCAAACTTTAGGCGATTGGTTCAgagtaattcaaattttgaaaaatggtataaCAGCTCCAGATACATTACTCCAAACGGCTTATAATGCAACAGCAGATTACTTCGCTCATTTTAATAACTGGTAATCAATAGAAATTTTGcttatattttttacttattatcaTATATGAGGGTTACCAATTTATTTGGACTTTAAATTTATTCGCTTAAATATACGAAGAAGCTATgagtttgatatattttttctggaATTTATGTAGAATTTGAAGTTATTATTGTTTCTTCCAGGTTAAGATGCATTTTTGTTGAAGTGATGTTTttgtcaaataataaaatttacgcTCTGCTTGAAGTCAAATTCAGTGTAAAAATAGAGCGGTTTTGACATTGTTACTCATAGCAAAGCGTTAAATAACGATATATAGAACTTTCTTCTctcattcattttaaaatattaattacttaAACCTATTCCAGGGCTTCTGCTATTGAATATTACGAATTAGCcaaaaatacttcaaaagtaGTAGAATGCTACTATCATTTAGAAGATTGGCAGAACCTAGATGCCATGATAGATTGTTTACCAGAAGGTGATCCTCTTCTAGAAAGAATAGGCGATATGTTTGCTTCAAACGCAGTTCATAATGAAGCAGTAAAAGCGTATATCAAAGTTGGGAAAGTGAAATCAGCTATCAATTTGTGTATCATGCACAATAGGTGGGATGTGGCTATTGATCTAGCAAAAACTTATAAGATTCCTAAAATTTCAGATTTGCTGGTAAAATATACTAGTCATCTTGTAGAACAGGGTCAAATTATGAATGCAGTACAAGTCAATGTACAGGCTAAATATTATCTATTAGCTGCAGAGTATGTTTTTAAGGTAAAGTGAATATTTCCGTTTTATCTTATTTCAGTATTTGACTGTAGAAgcttaaaatgtttattaatattaaatagatACTTTAGTGTTCAAAGTGAGTATTTCCTTCAGTTTCAACTTGAATAATACAGCTTATTTGTTACAGCTTGCCAAAAAAGAGTCCCAAATATACAGTAATAAGTTGCTGCGTATTAAAAAATACTATGTTTATGCTGCCAGATTGGTCGAATTAGACAAAAATCCAGATTCTGGTATGTGAATAATActgttgatatttttcttctttcgtCGTTGTTCCAGTTGCAACAAACTATACTGTTTTCTCTGTCTTAGGGGATTGGCAACCCACTGATGAACTTATGGTTGAAAATGCCTGGAAAGGAGCCGAGGCTTATCACTATTACATGATGTGTCacagatatttatattatgaaaaaccaCACGAAGCATTATGTACAGCTTATAAGTTACAAGATTATCAGGATTACATTTGTCCCGTCGATGTGTATTCACTTTTAGCTTTTGCTGCATACCTTGATCGAAAATTTGGAGTGTGCTCTGCAGCTTTGATAAATCTTAAAAGCTTGAAAAATGTGAGTATAGTTACAAAAATATTctctctaatatttttatgaattccaATAATAATGTTATGGCTACATTTAGCTcattctgtttttattattttcaattgttttaattttatttattctagatTTCAGAAGTGGAAAAAAGTCGGTATGAAAAGCTAGCTCTGGATATATTTGCCCATAACAAACCAATTAATCCTGACACTAATATGATTTGTTGTGACTATTGTGCTCATTCAATTCATGACTGGTAAGtaatgattgaaataattagaaatagttTTTCGCTTCATCtcaattgttaaaaaaatttattaggatatttcaatattttgtgatattCTTACATTTTCTTGAAACATTTAATACTGTAAGCCAGGAACAACTGTTGAATATTGAAAACGTAGGTTTTTGAGGTATGACTTTTAATGAATCTTACAAGCAGTTAACAAATTATTAATCgttctttttttctattgtttgcAACACATGATTACTCGAGCTTAAATAAGCCCATCTTTTTTAGTTGGTACGATCTTTTGCAATCTGTTAGCcggatttctattttttctacaaaGTTGTTTGTATTATAAGTGTTGCATGACGTGTATGAACCCGTGCATCCTATCTGACGTGCCATCTTTCAAAAGGTTTTTTATATCTACTTACCGTTCTACAGTATTGTAAGTTACATCAATATGTACAGCTTGAAATGACAAAAAGGGAAAAATCATAGTGGTACTTTGATGTTACAATTtgatttatatcatattttttttggatgTGTTATGTCCGTGTCGTTCAAAAAGGTGAAAAAATAGGAGAGTATTACGTatcattgcttgataaggtAAAGGGAACAATTGCAAAAAGCGAcagtatttgaagaaaaaaagtgcttttccatTAGGACAACGCATTTTCTCACACTTCGAAGATTGCCATgactaaaattatttacacttcgaattggttgactATCCACCatataaaaatcaaactttaaccaaatttattttattttcaggtaTACACAGTGTCCTAATTGCAACATCCATTTTCCTACGTGTATAGCTACGGGTCGTTCGATTTTGAGTAGAAAAATCTGGTTTTGTAAGTTCTGTAAACATTCAGCAATAGAATCACAAATGATGAATGAAACTGTATGCCCCTTGTGTCACTCTAAAAACTAGCtatactaaaacaaaaaaaatattttcatcgttGCCGTCCAAATAACATGATCTCTTGTAGTTTGTAGTTTTtagtttatcaataaatatttttttctctgtcTGCAGTTATTTTTTTACACGGATTTCAAGATATAAATAGTCTAATCAGAAATAACATAACTCTGCAGGCAATATCACAGACTCCACCGATTGCTAAATTGCACGCCAAACACATTGGTACACATACATTACACTCCACATATGTTTACCAGGCGCTGTGTGGtgaaaaggataaaaaagaCCTTTCTAATAAAGATAACAGCAAAATCGCTGAAGTGCAAATTCATGTCCATGTGAAATAAACTACTAGAAACAATCGTAAAATGAACAAGAATAGTTACAATCcagaaaacaatgaaaatagtTTAGGGAAACAAATATGCTAAGAAATTAAACAGTCGCGTTCGAATCACAACAGACACATAAGGGTGCATGCATGATAAATCCAGTCCAAAGCCATGGATGGATTATAAACAGAATATTCCACCACCCCCTGTTATTCCGACAAGCTCTTATTGTATGTTAAGTCGTAATGTGTTAATGCGTGCGTGCGCGTGTGTATATGAATCGCTACGTTTCTAACTTCTTCGCCTTTTTTATAGCTGTTACTAGGCACTTCCTTATGAAATACAGAGGTATCGTATCTGGAAGTATCCGTCAATGGATTAACTCGAGTTTTAGGatattcttttccttttttaatttcttttttttttggttaattttatGAGCTTTTGCTTTAGTTTAGtgtgttttagatttttaaagtttttgttacTAAACTAATTTAATCTATCGATCCAATTGTCTCCCGTGTTTCTTGTAATTTACTTTGGTGTACTTCATGAGTTTTTCCACTTCCTCATTCTTCGAATATCTTTTTTGCCCTGGCGTCATGTATATTCAACACTTTTTGTGATCTCCCttcatgaaatatttcattgatCTTGTGGTCCAGTGGACATTTAGCGCTTGATTTTATCGTTCTGTTGGGTCTGTGATTTCTTCATAATCATTTTACATGTGTCCCCATGTTACCGATACATACGTGATATTGGTATTATTGTACTcctaataaaacttttatttttttgagtttgGTGTCCGCTTTCAGTCTACTTTTTCTACCGATCAATTCGCCGAGGCCTTCCCTCGCTTGAACGATGTATTTTTAACGTGATCGTTAAAATAAAGACCTTTGTTTGCGTTGTTTTGAAGTCTTTTTGTGATGTTTTTCACTCTCAATCACCTCGCTGGTTTTCCActgtgtaaattttaaaacatatggGTGATAATCGGGTATTTGcatgatttgagaaaaaatagtttttgatagtttatatacaactttgttatatgttttttaattctttgatcaatatttatagaaaaaaaattattttatacctatCACGTCACGCAATATAGCgtccttactgaaatgtttaaactacctacaaaattttttaattttcaatattttttttactgaacatatgatacaaagtaaatacgacagttattctttcggttattctaaaataagctttattattaaactttgattaatctgaaaaatgttaTATGAATCGTATTTTGTACCAGAATGTAAATACCCCGACCAAAACACCtgataaagattttttatgatgccttgaatttcaaatatacaaaaaaatgatttgaaggTGTTGGTCGTTTTAACGATCCTGCgatatgtaattatttttgttgccaggatcattttaatgttaGTGAGATTcaactttgatttattttaatattttatagtgattaagtttattatgcttCTAATTTTTAACGTAATTGAGTAATAATcactttattatatataaataacttaacctataaaaggtttattcactttattcttatatatagaaattttttttatttacatatatgtaACCAATAAAtgaaaactgtattataacagcacgctacgttgccggcaacgataatttcgtgatcatcaagcagatAACTGCtccttttttattgaacataCGACGTCACAGTTGGGAACCAATGAGAATCATTTTcttatttagttaaaaattaaaaattttactattttcaattaaatatttagatattatttttttacctttgattaaatattttactatctgacattatttcatatcaagaacttataaaataaacaaaaaaaaaaaaactctttttaaaAAAGTCCCCTATACTGTTTCCGGTAATACACCTGCTTACTGCTATAAAATGTCTTGTTTGCTACCATTACCTGAAACTTCCTCTCATTGAGATAACAATTCAACAGTTTTATGAGAGGTTTCGAGTATTCTGCACCTTTCATCTTCTAAAGCAAGTCCTCGTGCCATATTTGATCGAAGTCTACCATTTATTATGTTTGTGTGGGATACCTTTTTTGGCGTACTCTTAGTGCTCtgtttgaattttcatttttttattaatgcgAACCTAAGTAGTTCTCCCACTTTTTTATCGGTCTTGCGATTCCTAGAAGTTCTTGGTCGACCTCATTTAGGTattggtttatatttttttctactacgTCTGAGAAATTCATATCTTTGTCGGGATGAGCTATAAATGTAAAATgaatttcctttttgttttttaaagctTCAGCATTATATTTTTCTGAGTATGCCATCCTTTTGGTTCTGATTATTTGCGACATTGATTTCCTCGGCTCTAATAGGATTGTCACTATATTCCATATATCGGATTTTTGTGGGACTATCTCGGtgattctttgtttgtttgCTTCTGTATTCCtgaatttttcgtattttcggCTTTATTGCCACAACTCACCTTTCTTTATTGGGTTTTCGTATCCTTGAATCTGTATTCGTCTGCTTTCTTAGTAGTGGTACTTTGTTCTATCGCTTCTGATATTGCTTCTTCGAAGAaatgaactttttattttaaagtttccTGACTAGTAATTTTCCGTAATCTGTCCAAACAGTTGTTCTGTTGGCCTTCTGAACTTTGATCAGTCggtttccttatttttttctttgttaactttggatttattaaaaaattattgttatcacAAAAACACAATGGTATATTTAGCGAGTGAAGTATACACACTTTATGCGACGAGGATTGCCCAGTTTTTTTATTGTGGTATATTCCCACTTTCTCCGGACACTGCTGTACTCCAGGGGTCAGTATGGTGGTGACGAATATGTTGAAGTCAGCTAAACAGATTTCAATTGCCCTCCTGGACTGGTAACCTAGGTATTTGCTGCTAGTCTtatcgaaataataaataaaaataaactatacatGAAAATACAtcaatatataaagaaaaataaagctGGGAAAAGCAACGATAGGAAAAGCGAAAACTCTACGGTTACTACCTAATAACTGCCAAGTGACGCACGAACGGCTACTAAACGGTGCAACAAAATGAAAGCGGGTGCGTGC is from Diorhabda carinulata isolate Delta chromosome 1, icDioCari1.1, whole genome shotgun sequence and encodes:
- the LOC130902252 gene encoding WD repeat-containing protein 35 isoform X4; amino-acid sequence: MINNRKKSTVVGMSWSADGQKICIIYEDGVVIVGCVGGNRIWGKELKPIQLSGVQWSPDSKLLLFSLKTGMLHLYDNQGNFVMKLNVLCHDPSFEAIPIVGLDWYNGINGNMYSLCPNLAITFENGKTQLMKNESDISPIIVDTKMFAVHCSWNHNGSLLAICGRQFAEEKQVNLVQFYSPFGEHLRTLKVPGNSIARCVWEGGSLRVALAVDSFVYFANIRPDYKWCYFKKTVVFSSFRPHKPGICLSFWDTSNNQCHTRWVHTLLGIAGYGDHCIVATKSDNEDPLGKYGLILYNTLGTPVDDYAIFLGKYINIEPIAIGMSSYQVFASSRNNFIVWYYKTPKSMSANSNRIKMFHIDDSPSGAVEIIQELEGGSSMPVSTHETIDPVCCLVASDKCLIIGRDSGLIQFYVLPHLVLTNRFKISTRPHKMAINCSSTRLSIIDISGLMTVLDISEGVSRPATSSTDTKLERKDVWAMCWASDNPQLLAIMEKTRMYIFRGMYPEEPVACSGYICSFSDLEIQAVLLDEVIEQPEKPHKDHIVKIEVKSLRDTRQLLEKVGINEACQFVEENRHPRLWRLIAEAALKEMNLPMAESCFVRSKDYSKVLFVKKLQEVNNYAIRRARIATYFKNFDEAEKIYMEADRSDLALKLRQTLGDWFRVIQILKNGITAPDTLLQTAYNATADYFAHFNNWASAIEYYELAKNTSKVVECYYHLEDWQNLDAMIDCLPEGDPLLERIGDMFASNAVHNEAVKAYIKVGKVKSAINLCIMHNRWDVAIDLAKTYKIPKISDLLVKYTSHLVEQGQIMNAVQVNVQAKYYLLAAEYVFKLAKKESQIYSNKLLRIKKYYVYAARLVELDKNPDSGDWQPTDELMVENAWKGAEAYHYYMMCHRYLYYEKPHEALCTAYKLQDYQDYICPVDVYSLLAFAAYLDRKFGVCSAALINLKSLKNISEVEKSRYEKLALDIFAHNKPINPDTNMICCDYCAHSIHDWYTQCPNCNIHFPTCIATGRSILSRKIWFCKFCKHSAIESQMMNETVCPLCHSKN
- the LOC130902252 gene encoding WD repeat-containing protein 35 isoform X1 — its product is MFIYLSKKIAIPNNTKINAIAWNKLDGYIAVGGENGLLKVLKLDSSNDNDGSVKNKGLAATSNLSMNQTLEGHTENIEVIVWNESHKKLTTSDENGVIIVWMLYKNVWYEEMINNRKKSTVVGMSWSADGQKICIIYEDGVVIVGCVGGNRIWGKELKPIQLSGVQWSPDSKLLLFSLKTGMLHLYDNQGNFVMKLNVLCHDPSFEAIPIVGLDWYNGINGNMYSLCPNLAITFENGKTQLMKNESDISPIIVDTKMFAVHCSWNHNGSLLAICGRQFAEEKQVNLVQFYSPFGEHLRTLKVPGNSIARCVWEGGSLRVALAVDSFVYFANIRPDYKWCYFKKTVVFSSFRPHKPGICLSFWDTSNNQCHTRWVHTLLGIAGYGDHCIVATKSDNEDPLGKYGLILYNTLGTPVDDYAIFLGKYINIEPIAIGMSSYQVFASSRNNFIVWYYKTPKSMSANSNRIKMFHIDDSPSGAVEIIQELEGGSSMPVSTHETIDPVCCLVASDKCLIIGRDSGLIQFYVLPHLVLTNRFKISTRPHKMAINCSSTRLSIIDISGLMTVLDISEGVSRPATSSTDTKLERKDVWAMCWASDNPQLLAIMEKTRMYIFRGMYPEEPVACSGYICSFSDLEIQAVLLDEVIEQPEKPHKDHIVKIEVKSLRDTRQLLEKVGINEACQFVEENRHPRLWRLIAEAALKEMNLPMAESCFVRSKDYSKVLFVKKLQEVNNYAIRRARIATYFKNFDEAEKIYMEADRSDLALKLRQTLGDWFRVIQILKNGITAPDTLLQTAYNATADYFAHFNNWASAIEYYELAKNTSKVVECYYHLEDWQNLDAMIDCLPEGDPLLERIGDMFASNAVHNEAVKAYIKVGKVKSAINLCIMHNRWDVAIDLAKTYKIPKISDLLVKYTSHLVEQGQIMNAVQVNVQAKYYLLAAEYVFKLAKKESQIYSNKLLRIKKYYVYAARLVELDKNPDSGDWQPTDELMVENAWKGAEAYHYYMMCHRYLYYEKPHEALCTAYKLQDYQDYICPVDVYSLLAFAAYLDRKFGVCSAALINLKSLKNISEVEKSRYEKLALDIFAHNKPINPDTNMICCDYCAHSIHDWYTQCPNCNIHFPTCIATGRSILSRKIWFCKFCKHSAIESQMMNETVCPLCHSKN
- the LOC130902252 gene encoding WD repeat-containing protein 35 isoform X2, producing the protein MFIYLSKKIAIPNNTKINAIAWNKLDGYIAVGGENGLLKVLKLDSSNDNDGSVKNKGLAATSNLSMNQTLEGHTENIEVIVWNESHKKLTTSDENGVIIVWMLYKNVWYEEMINNRKKSTVVGMSWSADGQKICIIYEDGVVIVGCVGGNRIWGKELKPIQLSGVQWSPDSKLLLFSLKTGMLHLYDNQGNFVMKLNVLCHDPSFEAIPIVGLDWYNGINGNMYSLCPNLAITFENGKTQLMKNESDISPIIVDTKMFAVHCSWNHNGSLLAICGRQFAEEKQVNLVQFYSPFGEHLRTLKVPGNSIARCVWEGGSLRVALAVDSFVYFANIRPDYKWCYFKKTVVFSSFRPHKPGICLSFWDTSNNQCHTRWVHTLLGIAGYGDHCIVATKSDNEDPLGKYGLILYNTLGTPVDGKYINIEPIAIGMSSYQVFASSRNNFIVWYYKTPKSMSANSNRIKMFHIDDSPSGAVEIIQELEGGSSMPVSTHETIDPVCCLVASDKCLIIGRDSGLIQFYVLPHLVLTNRFKISTRPHKMAINCSSTRLSIIDISGLMTVLDISEGVSRPATSSTDTKLERKDVWAMCWASDNPQLLAIMEKTRMYIFRGMYPEEPVACSGYICSFSDLEIQAVLLDEVIEQPEKPHKDHIVKIEVKSLRDTRQLLEKVGINEACQFVEENRHPRLWRLIAEAALKEMNLPMAESCFVRSKDYSKVLFVKKLQEVNNYAIRRARIATYFKNFDEAEKIYMEADRSDLALKLRQTLGDWFRVIQILKNGITAPDTLLQTAYNATADYFAHFNNWASAIEYYELAKNTSKVVECYYHLEDWQNLDAMIDCLPEGDPLLERIGDMFASNAVHNEAVKAYIKVGKVKSAINLCIMHNRWDVAIDLAKTYKIPKISDLLVKYTSHLVEQGQIMNAVQVNVQAKYYLLAAEYVFKLAKKESQIYSNKLLRIKKYYVYAARLVELDKNPDSGDWQPTDELMVENAWKGAEAYHYYMMCHRYLYYEKPHEALCTAYKLQDYQDYICPVDVYSLLAFAAYLDRKFGVCSAALINLKSLKNISEVEKSRYEKLALDIFAHNKPINPDTNMICCDYCAHSIHDWYTQCPNCNIHFPTCIATGRSILSRKIWFCKFCKHSAIESQMMNETVCPLCHSKN
- the LOC130902252 gene encoding WD repeat-containing protein 35 isoform X3; its protein translation is MFIYLSKKIAIPNNTKINAIAWNKLDGYIAVGGENGLLKVLKLDSSNDNDGSVKNKGLAATSNLSMNQTLEGHTENIEVIVWNESHKKLTTSDENGVIIVWMLYKNVWYEEMINNRKKSTVVGMSWSADGQKICIIYEDGVVIVGCVGGNRIWGKELKPIQLSGVQWSPDSKLLLFSLKTGMLHLYDNQGNFVMKLNVLCHDPSFEAIPIVGLDWYNGINGNMYSLCPNLAITFENGKTQLMKNESDISPIIVDTKMFAVHCSWNHNGSLLAICGRQFAEEKQVNLVQFYSPFGEHLRTLKVPGNSIARCVWEGGSLRVALAVDSFVYFANIRPDYKWCYFKKTVVFSSFRPHKPGICLSFWDTSNNQCHTRWVHTLLGIAGYGDHCIVATKSDNEDPLGKYGLILYNTLGTPVDGMSSYQVFASSRNNFIVWYYKTPKSMSANSNRIKMFHIDDSPSGAVEIIQELEGGSSMPVSTHETIDPVCCLVASDKCLIIGRDSGLIQFYVLPHLVLTNRFKISTRPHKMAINCSSTRLSIIDISGLMTVLDISEGVSRPATSSTDTKLERKDVWAMCWASDNPQLLAIMEKTRMYIFRGMYPEEPVACSGYICSFSDLEIQAVLLDEVIEQPEKPHKDHIVKIEVKSLRDTRQLLEKVGINEACQFVEENRHPRLWRLIAEAALKEMNLPMAESCFVRSKDYSKVLFVKKLQEVNNYAIRRARIATYFKNFDEAEKIYMEADRSDLALKLRQTLGDWFRVIQILKNGITAPDTLLQTAYNATADYFAHFNNWASAIEYYELAKNTSKVVECYYHLEDWQNLDAMIDCLPEGDPLLERIGDMFASNAVHNEAVKAYIKVGKVKSAINLCIMHNRWDVAIDLAKTYKIPKISDLLVKYTSHLVEQGQIMNAVQVNVQAKYYLLAAEYVFKLAKKESQIYSNKLLRIKKYYVYAARLVELDKNPDSGDWQPTDELMVENAWKGAEAYHYYMMCHRYLYYEKPHEALCTAYKLQDYQDYICPVDVYSLLAFAAYLDRKFGVCSAALINLKSLKNISEVEKSRYEKLALDIFAHNKPINPDTNMICCDYCAHSIHDWYTQCPNCNIHFPTCIATGRSILSRKIWFCKFCKHSAIESQMMNETVCPLCHSKN